From a single Eleginops maclovinus isolate JMC-PN-2008 ecotype Puerto Natales chromosome 2, JC_Emac_rtc_rv5, whole genome shotgun sequence genomic region:
- the LOC134880063 gene encoding ras association domain-containing protein 8-like: protein MELKVWVDGVVRVVCGLSEETSCQDVVIALAQAIGQTGRYVLIQRLRDTERQLLATEKPLESLAKLGQHGSEVQFFLRRTGPSSSDGPSPKQDRPTPPPLPRHPEPEPSKRSQPKKALTFNLGPSTSPRSKAKQFKRSPRDSPEQRASPSPSPSPVPSHVPYPSPSPPIGPSKEEVFRKVLQQQERMRAMEAQLEALERESHSWDHPYPSPCPSPVSDARLQEEMDSMEQALRRNQAELAHEQLWEEELQAELERERGMRRKVGELHAKLDDCGRRLHEFSVRSVQLEQEIQRESQTEGKANGPEESLDALKAELQSRENQGTELAEKLSETENSLGKAESMMQAKQEELEELNKELRQCNLQQFIQQTGVLPAHTHSRTELQEQLEQLELAHLLQDGYRNGSYDVTQLESPPRPTAKQFLGHPRNLQNPLVSSLNPEVLTSRESSWR, encoded by the exons ATGGAGCTCAAAGTGTGGGTTGACGGAGTTGTGCGGGTCGTGTGCGGCCTGTCGGAGGAGACGTCCTGCCAGGATGTAGTCATCGCTCTGGCCCAGGCCATTG GTCAAACCGGCCGTTATGTTCTGATCCAGCGTCTCAGGGATACAGAGAGGCAGCTGTTGGCCACAGAGAAGCCTTTGGAGTCTCTGGCTAAGCTAGGCCAACATGGCAGTGAAGTTCAGTTCTTCCTGCGCCGTACTGGCCCCAGCAGCAGCGACGGCCCCAGCCCAAAACAAGACAGACCAACTCCACCCCCCTTGCCCAGGCATCCTGAGCCAGAGCCTTCGAAACGCAGCCAGCCTAAGAAAGCTCTCACCTTTAACCTGGGGCCTTCCACCTCTCCTAGATCCAAAGCCAAACAGTTTAAGAGGTCTCCTCGGGACTCCCCAGAGCAAAGAGCCTCTCCCTCCCCTTCACCTAGCCCTGTACCCTCTCATGTGCCATATCCATCTCCCTCCCCACCTATAGGCCCATCCAAAGAAGAGGTCTTTAGGAAGGTTCTTCAGCAGCAAGAGAGAATGAGGGCTATGGAAGCTCAGCTGGAGGCCCTAGAGAGGGAGTCACACTCCTGGGATCATCCCTACCCATCTCCATGTCCTTCACCTGTTTCTGATGCTCGCTTGCAAGAAGAGATGGACTCCATGGAACAAGCGCTGCGGAGGAACCAGGCCGAGCTTGCCCACGAGCAGTTGTGGGAGGAGGAGCTTCAGGCGGAGTTGGAGCGAGAACGAGGAATGAGGAGGAAGGTTGGGGAGCTCCACGCCAAGCTAGATGACTGCGGACGGCGGCTCCACGAGTTCTCCGTGCGCTCTGTTCAGCTGGAGCAAGAGATCCAGCGGGAGAGCCAGACGGAAGGGAAAGCCAACGGGCCAGAGGAATCCCTCGATGCTTTGAAGGCAGAGCTTCAGAGCCGGGAGAATCAAGGGACAGAGCTGGCGGAGAAGCTTTCTGAGACTGAGAATTCTCTGGGGAAGGCAGAGTCTATGATGCAG GCCAaacaggaggagctggaggagttGAATAAGGAGCTGAGGCAGTGTAACCTGCAGCAGTTCATTCAACAGACAGGTGTGCTGccagcgcacacacactcacgcacagaGCTTCAGGAGCAACTGGAGCAGTTAGAACTGGCACATCTCCTGCAGGATGGATACAGGAACGGAA GCTATGACGTAACTCAACTGGAATCGCCGCCTCGCCCCACTGCCAAACAATTCCTGGGACATCCACGCAACCTGCAAAACCCTTTAGTGTCCAGTCTCAACCCtgagg TCCTGACATCCCGAGAGTCGTCATGGAGATAA
- the phrf1 gene encoding LOW QUALITY PROTEIN: PHD and RING finger domain-containing protein 1 (The sequence of the model RefSeq protein was modified relative to this genomic sequence to represent the inferred CDS: deleted 1 base in 1 codon): protein MDEDDSQEELINRSTSHSKGKRPALWAISDESDSVDGESEEGESDSGEEEDDDHLGGEDDNDGDDDDEEEEEEEEEGEEEEDDEEEQEDAKAEDGALGGPSADLAEMSSDEDAEKCPICLNSFSSQPVATPENCEHYFCLDCILAWAKNANSCPVDRISFNSIYLRKCYGGKVKKMITVQTPVKEGLEEVVDLDLEQTNCEVCGGSDREDRLLLCDGCDSGYHMECLTPPLASVPVEEWFCPECQANNRRSRVSAEELSDTESLSSTARPTTSRSQFGAAGPTRAIARTQQSERVRANVNRHRITQARSSQFAPTYLIQSTWLDDTINAVVAGLNTAVYIRDFTPRPPTTHRRKSRKRRKVRRKTTSSAKSKTGKVATTGVKRRKRRVRRTKSRKRILKKPATPRGRIANNLRIVKDKKGSALPAVYRPAENTLSNMRADIGAASLSIHGDPSDLDPFVEHEEEEQQTRITSLLEAKRRGISRSALRSHQPVARPFTAGHSRRGMDVPQSGGVVEAAPVPDLLGSILSGQSVLLMDSCDVVINRDGSLKATKSLMQSELNPGHGNSSGDASTQISPVMSPNQGDSSPSLPYNVDQLGSSHSSMSRPLSQSSSHLTPLMPLQTGHIRPSSHSDLPPRGHPSLQLPRPSRPTQPHNHQRSNGAPSPSSYIHPSLSTKSKGMASSQTQQAPTKPMWVDVSVLPRIPKIKRENNDVTNNGTSQDGRDRSSSNSSRGSSSNSNPCTNGHSLPETGMNSLAGDRGRQRSVDQQKGRADGQRQRPDGAGSSSAFSNSFSCSSTSIGSSASQPRYSASSSSSSSVSFRINSSGNTWQTRQLGSSSLPAAGGSTHPTRAQKEDDAKKRQLHRDKQKLLASRTPIKQEESSDTIYDPFDPTLSDSSSSDNEAQGVTLHGSSEKAPREEKASSSVNKEQRKQVTVKTEPQDIEVSQEELMRDNAQESTSQGVRFSEKHVKVETKSKLKDIKSEKPTSLATKIKKEPVLDEAGGAERISSSVKGEKTVDTAPPVQHRLDLSKSKREEESGRSAAASSSTPTKKEHKPETKSDSKSSPKLRDSGQKKKTFQAMKERHSYSPETDRGKRGDHQGSGPGGRPKEKEKERTSRRSRSRERTGAHSISESSQSKSPVRKLPKRRRARSQSNDRRGSGSGSESSSRERSKRKKPLRRSKERSDGRDGDRGRESKDKRRGRSRSNSRSKSRSRSASRERKSDRTRLPQPSLSSKDKEDSRSKDKRRRRSRSSSREKRKEEGSSSKSAQKTSGSHASSSKDTKQLHENKKEKDVPVSSVKEEKLINQKTPSCSAVSEIRKKDHKAESQDTKAEQAKEIKVEKEIKKEKRPSLDMFEDYFISKPIKKEQPDIHAFMIAKSVDEKENKEDPFFTEKCEIKTETRQIPMIKSEPTSPKACHLPPTPLSSSLTPPVTADGLQDTVSVSDPESMSSREQPVGMTVPVKQEVQQPSDSDDDFNVDVMLDNLDYVKTEHTEDSGLSIKQEKEGEEGRGEQVSTIAGAKSKSQVKRVTWNIQEPEGLQPEKKSASKLSLYKLKLKQEGARRPSSTGQTPSQDITAAVSQPSKRGAVSTSSRSDGVQGEAEYLKKLHMQERAIEEVKLAIKPFYQKRDINKDEYKEILRKAVQKVCHSKSGEINPVKVGNLVKAYVDKYKHARKHRKDEDLGQAQEADDMKICDSP from the exons ATGGATGAAGATGACAGCCAAGAGGAGCTGATCAACCGCAGTACGTCCCACAGCAAAGGAAAAAGGCCTGCGTTGTGGGCCATCTCAG ATGAATCAGACAGTGTGGATGGGGAGTCTGAGGAGGGAGAATCCGACAGTGGTGAGGAAGAAGACGATGATCACCTAGGTGGAGAGGATGataatgatggtgatgatgatgacgaagaggaggaggaggaggaggaggagggagaagaagaggaggatg ATGAGGAAGAACAGGAAGATGCTAAGGCTGAAGATGGAGCTTTAGGGGGACCCTCTGCTGATCTTGCCGAGATGAGCTCGGATGAGGATGCAGAGAAATGTCCCATCTGCCTTAACTCATTCAGCAGCCAGCCTGTCGCAACACCAGAGAACTGCGAGCACTACTTCTGTCTCGACTGCATCCTTGCATGGGCCAAG AATGCAAACTCGTGTCCTGTAGACCGTATTTCCTTCAACAGCATATACCTAAGGAAATGTTATGGAGGCAAAGTAAAGAAAATG ATCACAGTACAAACGCCTGTGAAGGAAGGGCTTGAGGAGGTAGTAGATTTGGACCTGGAGCAGACCAACTGTGAGGTGTGTGGGGGCAGTGACCGGGAGGATCGCCTCCTGCTCTGTGATGGCTGTGATTCTGG GTATCACATGGAGTGCCTCACGCCACCTCTGGCCTCTGTTCCTGTGGAGGAATGGTTCTGCCCAGAGTGTCAAGCCAACAACCGTCGCTCAA GGGTTTCAGCTGAAGAACTTAGCGATACAGAGAGCCTTTCCTCTACCGCCCGTCCTACCACCAGTCGATCCCAGTTTGGTGCTGCAGGTCCCACCAGAGCGATCGCCCGAACTCAGCAGAGCGAGAGGGTTCGAGCTAATGTCAACCGTCATCGCATCACACAGGCACGCTCCTCACAG TTTGCTCCCACGTATCTCATCCAATCCACTTGGCTGGATGACACTATTAACGCTGTGGTGGCCGGGCTCAACACGGCTGTGTATATACGGGACTTCACACCTCGTCCCCCAACTACTCACAGGCGCAAATCCA GAAAACGCAGAAAGGTCAGAAGAAAGACGACATCTTCTGCTAAAAGTAAAACAGGCAAAGTAGCAACTACAggagtgaagaggaggaaacGGAGAGTGAGGAGGACTAAATCCAGAAAAAGG ATTTTGAAAAAGCCAGCCACTCCTCGAGGCCGTATCGCTAATAATCTCAGAATTGTAAAGGACAAAAAGGGCTCTGCGCTTCCTGCAGTGTATCGGCCAGCGGAGAACACGCTAAGCAACATGCGTGCTGACATCGGTGCAGCATCTCTCTCCATCCACGGGGATCCATCTGACCTGGATCCGTTTGTGGAACA tgaggaggaggagcagcagaccCGCATTACGTCGTTGTTGGAGGCCAAGAGG CGAGGGATCTCTCGCTCCGCCCTGCGTTCTCACCAGCCTGTAGCTCGACCATTCACTGCAGGCCATTCCAG GAGAGGTATGGACGTGCCCCAATCAGGGGGTGTTGTTGAGGCGGCTCCTGTGCCCGACCTCCTTGGAAGCATCCTATCGGGACAGAGCGTCCTCTTGATGGACAGCTGTGATGTCGTTATTAATCGAGATGGATCCCTTAAAGCTACAAAGTCAC tAATGCAATCTGAATTAAACCCAGGTCACGGCAATAGCTCAGGAGATGCCAGCACCCAGATCAGCCCAGTGATGTCACCCAACCAAGGAGACAGTTCTCCATCCCTCCCCTACAATGTAGACCAACTAGGATCCTCACACAGCTCCATGAGCAGACCTTTATCCCAGAGCTCTTCTCACTTAACCCCCCTCATGCCCCTGCAGACCGGCCACATCCGACCATCTTCTCATTCGGATTTACCGCCCCGGGGTCATCCAAGTTTGCAGCTACCTCGTCCGAGCAGACCCACGCAACCTCACAATCATCAGAGAAGTAACGGAGCCCCCAGCCCTTCGTCTTACATCCACCCCTCCCTAAGCACCAAGAGCAAGGGAATGGCCTCATCACAAACTCAACAAGCCCCCACAAAGCCCATGTGGGTAGATGTGTCGGTGCTTCCTAGgataccaaaaataaaaagggagaaCAATGATGTCACAAATAATGGCACAAGTCAAGATGGCCGTGATCgtagcagcagcaacagcagcagggGAAGCAGCAGCAATTCTAACCCCTGTACTAACGGTCACAGCCTACCGGAAACAGGCATGAACAGTCTGGCTGGGGACAGGGGACGGCAGCGAAGTGTAGACCAGCAGAAGGGCAGGGCCGACGGTCAGAGGCAGAGGCCTGATGGAGCCGGCTCTTCTTCAGCCTTCTCCAACTCCTTCTCCTGCTCTTCCACGTCCATCGGCTCTTCTGCCAGCCAGCCTCGTTATTCTGcgtcctcctcatcttcctcatcagTGAGTTTCCGCATTAACTCAAGTGGGAACACGTGGCAGACGAGGCAGCTAGGCAGCTCGTCACTCCCTGCTGCTGGAGGCAGTACGCACCCGACACGGGCACAAAAGGAAGACGATGCCAAAAAGAGACAGCTGCACAGGGATAAACAAAAGCTGCTGGCATCGCGTACACCGATCAAACAGGAAGAAAGCAGTGATACTATCTACGATCCTTTTGATCCCACTCTGTCAGACTCCAGCAGCTCAGACAACGAAGCTCAGGGTGTAACACTGCATGGAAGCTCTGAAAAAGCCCCACGTGAGGAGAAGGCTTCTAGTTCAGTAAACAAGGAGCAAAGGAAGCAGGTTACTGTCAAAACCGAACCACAGGACATTGAGGTCTCACAGGAAGAACTAATGAGAGACAATGCTCAGGAATCCACATCACAGGGGGTCAGATTCTCAGAAAAACATGTCAAGGtagaaacaaaatcaaaactcaaagatattaAGTCTGAGAAACCAACATCACTAGCCACTAAAATTAAGAAAGAACCAGTGTTGGATGAGGCAGGGGGAGCTGAAAGAATAAGTAGCAGCGTTAAGGGTGAAAAGACAGTAGACACTGCACCACCTGTCCAACACAGACTGGATCTTTCCAAGAgtaagagagaagaggagagtgGACGGAGTGCTGCAGCATCTAGCTCTACTCCCACCAAGAAGGAACACAAGCCAGAAACTAAATCAGACTCAAAATCCTCTCCAAAGTTAAGAGATTCGGGCCAAAAGAAGAAGACTTTCCAAGCTATGAAGGAGAGGCACTCTTACAGtccagagacagacagaggcaaGAGAGGAGACCATCAAGGATCAGGCCCAGGAGGCAGACccaaagaaaaggagaaggaaaggacTTCCAGGCGGTCCAGGTCCAGAGAGAGGACTGGCGCACACTCAATCTCTGAAAGCTCTCAGTCCAAGTCCCCTGTTAGGAAACTCCCAAAGAGACGGCGAGCCCGGTCCCAATCCAACGACAGGAGGGGATCTGG GTCTGGTTCCGAATCTAGCAGCAGAGAGCgttcaaaaagaaagaagcCTTTACGAAGGAGCAAGGAGAGAAGTGATGGCAGAGACGGTGATAGAGGCCGAGAGTCAAAGGACAAGAGACGTGGTCGGTCTCGCTCAAATTCACGCTCGAAATCACGGTCCAGATCCGCATCCAGGGAACGGAAGAGTGATCGCACACGACTGCCACAACCATCTCTCTCCTCCAAAGACAAGGAGGACTCGCGGTCAAAAGACAAGAGGAGACGCCGGTCCAGATCCAGCtcaagagagaagaggaaagaagaagggTCTTCATCCAAGAGCGCTCAGAAAACGTCAGGGTCCCATGCTTCGTCCTCTAAAGACACAAAACAgttacatgaaaataaaaaagaaaaggatgtaCCTGTAAGCTCCGTCAAAGAGGAAAAATTGATCAACCAAAAGACTCCCTCCTGTTCCGCTGTGTCTGAAATTAGAAAGAAAGACCATAAGGCAGAGAGCCAGGACACGAAAGCAGAACAAGCAAAAGAGATCAAGgttgaaaaagaaataaagaaagaaaagcgaCCATCTCTTGATATGtttgaagattattttattAGTAAACCGATTAAGAAAGAACAACCTGACATTCATGCTTTCATGATTGCCAAAAGCGTAGAtgagaaggaaaacaaagaagacCCTTTCTTTACTGAGAAATGTGAAATCAAGACAGAGACTCGTCAAATCCCCATGATCAAATCCGAGCCAACATCCCCAAAAGCCTGCCATTTACCCCCTACCCCCTTATCTTCCTCCCTGACCCCACCTGTCACAGCAGATGGTCTCCAGGATACAGTGTCTGTGTCTGACCCAGAGTCAATGTCCTCCAGAGAACAGCCTGTTGGGATGACTGTCCCTGTCAAGCAGGAAGTCCAGCAACCCTCAGACTCTGACGACGACTTTAATGTCGATGTGATGCTGGACAACCTGGACTATGTGAAAACCGAGCACACAGAGGATAGCGGTCTATCCATCAAAcaggagaaggaaggagaggaggggaggggtgaACAGGTCTCGACCATAGCTGGAGCCAAATCCAAGTCTCAGGTGAAGAGGGTCACCTGGAATATACAGGAGCCTGAGGGGCTTCAACCAGAAAAGAAATCTGCAAGCA agctgtctctgtaCAAACTGAAGCTGAAGCAGGAAGGAGCTCGCAGACCCTCCTCAACAGGCCAGACACCCAGTCAG GACATCACTGCGGCTGTCAGTCAACCCTCCAAGAGAGGGGCTGTTAGTACCTCCTCTAGATCTGATGGAGTACAAGGAGAGGCAGAG TATTTGAAGAAGCTGCACATGCAAGAGAGGGCTATAGAAGAAGTGAAGCTTGCCATCAAGCCTTTCTACCAGAAGAGAGACATCAACAAGGACGAATACAAAGAGATCCTACGCAAAGCCGTCCAGAAG GTGTGCCACAGCAAGAGTGGGGAGATCAACCCAGTGAAGGTGGGCAATCTGGTCAAGGCGTACGTGGACAAATACAAACACGCTAGGAAACACAGGAAAGACGAGGACTTAGGGCAGGCACAGGAGGCTGATGATATGAAAATCTGTGACAGCCCATGA